TGGCGGGAGTGGGTCGGCCGGAACGTCAATGTCCGCGAAGAAGGGATCGGACTGGCGACGACAGTCACCATCGAACGGTCGACGATCGAGGACGACGCCGTCGACGTGGCGATGGATTCGAACGGCGACCTGTACACGCTTCGCTCATCGGGAGCGCTGTATCGACACGACCCGATGGCGGACATCACGCAACGCCTGTGGACCCGCTCCGACGGTGAGGTCGACGATCCGCGTGCGCTCTGTGTCGACGACGATCGGGCCTTCATCGTGGACGGCACCGACGGCTCGATCACCGTCGTCGCACCCCGGCTCCAGCGGACGATCGGGACCATCGAGACCGACACGATCGATCCGATCTGCATCGCTCACGCCGGCGGGATCCTCTATCTTCTCGACGATGTCGGTCACGTCCGGACCGTCGGACGGGACGGCGGCCCTGAGTTGACTATCGACTGGTGGCTCGTCGATCCGACCGACCTCGCTGTCGGTGCTGACGGCCGCGGCTATGTGCTCGACCGCAACGACGGCAACCCGGTCATCCGGTCGTTCGAGGGTGACAACGCTGCTGACGACCAGTTCCCGATCACGGACGCCGAATTTGCCGCGGGGGACGGCGAATTCTCCCCGACCGCTCTCTCGGTGGTTGACGACACACTCTTCGTCGCCGGCCGACTCGAGGACGGGACCGGGACGCCGGCACTGCTCGAGCGAGACCCCGAATCGGGATCGTTCCGCGAACGCCATCGGTTCGATCATCCGTGTCGAACCCTTGCCGCTCGACCCACCGCACCCGACGATCGGCGGGAACTGTACGCCGTCACCGGTCCGAACGGACCCAGCAAACTGCTCCGGGAGCGACAACGCCACGCACGCCATCCGCGACGGGAGCGCCACGTCGGCGACGCGTTCCACCGATACGACTCTGGGGCGGACGAGACCGAGTGGCATCGCCTCGCGCTCGAACTCTCCCAGTTGACTGCGAGCACGCAGGTCCGTGTTCGCTATATCGCCACGAACCGACCGATGCCTAGCGAAACAGAACTCGAAGATCTTGATACTGTGCCGGTCGACGCGGTCGACTCCCTCCGTGATCTTGGCGTGACCTCCGTGTGGGATCTCGCCTGTCGTGACGGTGCCCATCTCACATCAGGCCTGTCAGGCCGTTCACGGTCGGACATCGACGCTTGGCAGACAGCAGCGATCGACGCACTGGCGGCACACGCCGACGCCGACTGGACGACCGTCGACTCGCTGAACCCGAACGATGTCCTCTTGCGGGACGCCGTTGGTCGATACCTGTTCGTCGCGCTCGAACTCGACGGGAGTCCGCAATCGTCGCCGCGCGTCGACTCCGTCACGGCGTTCTGTCCGCGCCAGTCATACCTCCGATACCTCCCAGAACTCTATCAAGAGGACGATCGTTCGGCCGCGTTCTTAGAACAGTACCTCTCCGTGTTCGAGTCCGTCTTCACCGATATCGAGGCGGAGATCGACGGGATCAGCCGTTACTTCGATCCCGACGCCGTTCCGAGCGAGGCACTCTCGTGGCTCGAGCAGTGGCTCGCGGTCGAGACCGACGAGAACTGGTCCGAGGACGCGCGGCGGGAACTGCTCTCACGGGCACCGGAGCTGTACAAACGACGCGGCACGAAAGCGGGGCTTCAGTCGATGCTCGAACTCTATCTCCGCCATGCCGGATCGGCGTCTGTGACGCTTTCGTCAGCATCCTCTCCGGGCGACGACGGCTCTGACGGCGATGGGATGTCCGCCGATGCGGGCGGGCCGACGGCACCGACAGCGACGGCCGACGGCGGCGACGGAACCGTCGGGGATACGCCGTCGGGCCACCGGCTGTTCTTCATCGACGGCGACGACCTCGCGTGTATCGACCGCGATTCGGTTCGCCGCCAATATCCTCTTTCCGCGTCCGGCCCGCAGTCCTTCGCCGTGTTCTGTGGCCCGTTCAAAACCGACGATGAGCGGGCCGCGATCGAGACGATCGTTACCTCGGGCAAACCGGCCCATGTCGGCGCGAATGTCATCGAAATCGACGAGGACCTGCGCCTCGACGGTGACTCGTTCCTGGGAATAAACAGTCGATTGACCGAACGGGAGTTCTCGCTCGGTGAGACGACGCTCGGTGAGAACACGGTGCTGATCGACCGGAGTGAGTCGAAGTAACGACGCCTCCTTTTTCGTTGCCAAGGAATACCTACACTATCCTTCGGGCCGTCTGTTCGAGCAATGGTCGTTGGAGATGTTACCACTGGCACGGACGTACTGGTCGTCGGCGCAGGCCCCGCCGGCTATGTGGCCGCGATTCGCGCCGGCCAACTCGATCTAGATGTCACGCTCGTCGAGAAAGACGCCTACGGAGGAACCTGCCTGAACTACGGCTGTATCCCATCCAAGGCACTGATCACCGCGACTGATGTCGCCCATGAGGCCGCTGCCGCCGAGGAGATGGGCATCCATGCTGACCCTGCAATCGATCTCGCCGGGATGATGGACTGGAAGGACGGCGTCGTCGATCAGCTCACGAGCGGCGTCGAAAAGCTCTGCAAGGCGAATCAGGTCAACCTGCTCGAAGGCACCGCCCGCTTTGCGGACGAGAACACCGTCCGCGTCTCCCACAGCGGCGAGGGCCAGGGCTCGGAGAGCCTCGAGTTCGAACACGCGATCATCGCGACCGGCTCGCGCCCCATCCAGATCCCGAACTTCGAGTTCGGTGACGAGCCCGTGTTGGACTCGAAGCAGGCACTCGCGCTCGAGTCCGTCCCCGACTCGCTGGTCGTCGTCGGGGCCGGCTACATCGGCATGGAACTCGCGAGCGTCTTCGCCAAACTGGGGACCGACGTAACCGTCATCGAGATGCTCGACTCGATCCTCCCGGGATACGACGACGATCTCAAACGCCCAGTGAAGCAACGGGCGACGAATCTGGGAATCGACTTCGAGCTCGGCTATACTGCGTCGGATTGGAACGACCTCGAGGACGGGGATGAGATTCGCGTCGTCGCCGAGCCGGCCGAACAGGTCACTGCCGACGGTGGGAGCGCCGAGGCCGTCGAGGACGAACGCCTCGAACTCGACACCGAGAAGGTACTCGTGGCCGTCGGCCGCCAGCCGGTCTCGGACACGCTCGACCTCGTAGAAGCCGGCGTCGAGACCGACGACAGCGGGTTCATCCAAACCGACTCGCGCGCATGCACGAACATCGACCATATCTTCGCCGTGGGCGATGTCGCCGGCGAACCGATGCTCGCTCACAAGGGCAGCGCGGAGGGGCAGGTCGCCGCCGAAGTGATCGCCGGCGAGCCCGCGGCCCTCGACCATCAGGCCATGCCCGCGGTTGTCTTCACCGACCCCGAAATCGCCACCGTCGGGATGACCGAATCCGAGGCCGAGGAAGCCGGGTTCGAGACCGTCACCGGTCAGTTCCCGTTCCGCGCCAGCGGCCGTGCGCTGACGACCGGCGACTCCGACGGCTTCGTCAAAATCGTTGCCGACGACGGAGACGGCTATGTCCTCGGTGCCTCAATCGTCGGCCCCGAGGCCTCGGAACTGATCGCCGAACTCGGCCTCGCGATCGAACTCGGTGCCACCCTCGAGGACGTCGCCTCGACGGTCCACACCCATCCGACGCTCTCGGAGGCAGTGATGGAAGCCGCCGAAAATGCGCTCGGACACGCGATTCACACGCTCAATCGGTAACCCGATCACTGAACGGTGGAAGACTATTCCTGAATTACTTTCTCAGTACTACTGCTTCTGAGGCGTGTCGGTATCTCGTCCGAACCATGTGCCGTGGCGCACGCTGGACCATGGTGAGCTATTGGCGAAGTGGCACGATCCCGTGCAAGATCGTCGAAAACTCGTGAGCGACTGCTCGGAAGACCACTGCGTCTTCCGGTGGATGAGCGACTGATTGAAAGGAAGAAGCGTTAGCGCGGGACCGGTGGTCCCGCGAAACATTCGACTAATGCGAGACCGGCGGTCTCGCAGACCATGCGAACGGCGGCAGCGCCGCCGTGAGTAGACGGGCAGTGCGCGGCGTAACGCGCTGCGACTGTCGGGACGAGCGCGGAACCAGAGGTTCCGCGAGCAGTCGAACGGGTGCGACGCACCCGGAGACGACGGTGAAACTGTCCCGCAGTGCCTATGCGGAAATCGGCTGAGGAAGGCGTGGTTTTTCCTGTTTCACGCGAGCAGGAGCGCTCACTCTCGAGCGGATGAAACCAAATTCGCACTGCTCAGATCTACTCTTGGATCCGCTCCCCTCTGTATCCTCACTGCACGTACATCGAGTATGCGATCACGAGAAAGCCAGCCAACACGAGCAGACTCTCGAGCAAGATTCCCGTCGCGAGCCCGACACCAAGCAGTTCGTACAACATCCCGGCGAGTACCAGGCCGAGCGTGACGAGGCCAAACCCTGCCGTGAGATAGCCCAGTGCGGGCTGTCGCGTTCGACGATACGCCTTGAACGCGAAGTACGTAATGATACCTCCAACCACGAGTACGAGCGTCTTGACGACGGCCAGCGCGAGCATCGTCTCGGCCGAGCCGGCGGGAAATGGATTCATGTTTCCTTTCGCACCTCCGACCACAGCTCCGCAAGCCGTTCGTCTGCCGTCCGCGCCGGCCGGTCGATTTGGACCGTCAGCGACCGCTCCTCGTCCAGCCCAAGCGTAATCTCGTCGAACGCGACCGAGTACTTGCTCGCGTGATGGCCGTCCTGTCGAATTTCGGTCGACTCCTCGAGCAGCGTCGCTTCGGTCAATAACTCGAGTTTCCGGTACAGCGTCGACTGCGGAATCTCACACCGCTTCGATAGCTCCGACGCGGTCATTGGTTCCTCGAGATTGCGAATGATCTCGCGGCAGTCGGGATCGTCCAGCGCAGAACAGATCTCCTCCGCGGATGGCGTCGATTCCGAAGCGAACGGGTCCCGGACCATTCGTCTTCCCCTTGCAACGCGCGTGGTTTATCGGCATCGATGCGCCGTCCCCGCTCTCGGCCCGCGACACGAAGCTTTCTTGCGCGTGCACGCTCGAGTGCGAGCACGCGGGTATCATTCGGTCCGACTCCCTACCAGGGCGGAATGACCGGCCGACCTCCGCCCGCGTAACATTCTCGAATCACTGACTGTAGTCGCTCAGCAGCTGTTGCATTTATTACTATCATCATCCCGATGTTCTTGTGGAAAATCATGCCATGGTATCGGGTTCCGGTGCCGACTTCGTCCGACGGTGTTATATGTGTACCCGGCATTCGATAGTAATGCGAACGACGTGGCGCACACCGCCACGTTCCCTCCGGCCGCGACCCGGCACGGAGGTAGGAATCATATCCGCCCTCGGACATATCGTCGGTTCGTTCCGACGGTCTTATCCGTACTTGGGGATCCACTATGGATGTGTTCGCGACCGGTATTCCCGGTTGCGACGATCCGGGTTCCTTATACGTGTCTGGGCGTTCAGTTGCGATCGCACACACCCTCGCCGGATGCGATTTCCGGCGCGGGGGGTGGGGCGATCCGATGCCCTTATATGTACGAGGGCAGTTGGATATGAACGCGAAAGAAGACGTGATTGACGGGGCGTTCAACTCGCTCCGTTATCTCGGATGGTTCGTCTCCGATGGGGTTATGTACCCCGGAGGGAGTACGAATACATCCGACGGAGATGAGGATCCTACCCCTGCGGTCCGCCGTACAGATGGGATCTGATGTTAGCCTTGGTAGTTCGGTGACGCCCGTTTGGTCATTCGACCAGTGTCATCGAACGTGGACCATTTATGTGTGAGTGTGTTTGCAACATTCACCGCCAACAGACCCTCCCCACTATGGGAGTACATATATAGCATTCCGGTTGATCCTGCCGGAGGTCATTGCTATTGGAGTCCGATTTAGCCATGCTAGTTGCACGAGTTCAGACTCGTAGCAGATAGCTCAGTAACACGTGGCCAAACTACCCTATGGATCCGAATAACCTCGGGAAACTGAGGCTAATTCAGAATAGGGTTCACTACCTGGAGTGGTGTGAACCTGAAACGTTACGGCGCCATAGGATGTGGCTGCGGCCGATTAGGTAGACGGTGGGGTAACGGCCCACCGTGCCTATAATCGGTACGGGTTGTGAGAGCAAGAGCCCGGAGACGGTATCTGAGACAAGATACCGGGCCCTACGGGGCGCAGCAGGCGCGAAACCTTTACACTGCACGCGAGTGCGATAAGGGGACTCCGAGTGCGAGGGCATATAGTCCTCGCTTTTCACTACCGTAAGGTGGTAGTAGAATAAGTGCTGGGCAAGACCGGTGCCAGCCGCCGCGGTAATACCGGCAGCACGAGTGATGACCGCTATTATTGGGCCTAAAGCGTCCGTAGCTGGCCACGCAAGTCTATCGGGAAATCTGCGCGCTTAACGCGCAGGCGTCCGGTGGAAACTGTGTAGCTTGGGACCGGAAGACCAGAGGGGTACGTCCGGGGTAGGAGTGAAATCCCGTAATCCTGGACGGACCACCGGTGGCGAAAGCGCCTCTGGAAGACGGATCCGACGGTGAGGGACGAAAGCTCGGGTCACGAACCGGATTAGATACCCGGGTAGTCCGAGCTGTAAACGATGTCTGCTAGATGTGGCACAGGCTACGAGCCTGTGCTGTGTCGTAGGGAAGCCGTGAAGCAGACCGCCTGGGAAGTACGTCCGCAAGGATGAAACTTAAAGGAATTGGCGGGGGAGCACTACAACCGGAGGAGCCTGCGGTTTAATTGGACTCAACGCCGGACATCTCACCAGCATCGACAATGTGCAGTGAAGGTCAGATTGATGATCTTACTGGAGCCATTGAGAGGAGGTGCATGGCCGCCGTCAGCTCGTACCGTGAGGCGTCCTGTTAAGTCAGGCAACGAGCGAGACCCGCACCCTTAATTGCCAGCAGCACCCTTGTGGTGGCTGGGTACATTAAGAGGACTGCCAGTGCCAAACTGGAGGAAGGAACGGGCAACGGTAGGTCAGTATGCCCCGAATGTGCTGGGCGACACGCGGGCTACAATGGCCAAGACAGTGGGATGCAACCCCGAAAGGGGGCGCTAATCTCCGAAACTTGGTCGTAGTTCGGATTGAGGGCTGAAACTCGCCCTCATGAAGCTGGATTCGGTAGTAATCGCGCCTCAGAAGGGCGCGGTGAATACGTCCCTGCTCCTTGCACACACCGCCCGTCAAAGCACCCGAGTGGGGTCCG
This genomic stretch from Natrinema sp. SYSU A 869 harbors:
- the lpdA gene encoding dihydrolipoyl dehydrogenase, translated to MVVGDVTTGTDVLVVGAGPAGYVAAIRAGQLDLDVTLVEKDAYGGTCLNYGCIPSKALITATDVAHEAAAAEEMGIHADPAIDLAGMMDWKDGVVDQLTSGVEKLCKANQVNLLEGTARFADENTVRVSHSGEGQGSESLEFEHAIIATGSRPIQIPNFEFGDEPVLDSKQALALESVPDSLVVVGAGYIGMELASVFAKLGTDVTVIEMLDSILPGYDDDLKRPVKQRATNLGIDFELGYTASDWNDLEDGDEIRVVAEPAEQVTADGGSAEAVEDERLELDTEKVLVAVGRQPVSDTLDLVEAGVETDDSGFIQTDSRACTNIDHIFAVGDVAGEPMLAHKGSAEGQVAAEVIAGEPAALDHQAMPAVVFTDPEIATVGMTESEAEEAGFETVTGQFPFRASGRALTTGDSDGFVKIVADDGDGYVLGASIVGPEASELIAELGLAIELGATLEDVASTVHTHPTLSEAVMEAAENALGHAIHTLNR
- a CDS encoding phage tail protein — protein: MDFSYATTTSTADWREWVGRNVNVREEGIGLATTVTIERSTIEDDAVDVAMDSNGDLYTLRSSGALYRHDPMADITQRLWTRSDGEVDDPRALCVDDDRAFIVDGTDGSITVVAPRLQRTIGTIETDTIDPICIAHAGGILYLLDDVGHVRTVGRDGGPELTIDWWLVDPTDLAVGADGRGYVLDRNDGNPVIRSFEGDNAADDQFPITDAEFAAGDGEFSPTALSVVDDTLFVAGRLEDGTGTPALLERDPESGSFRERHRFDHPCRTLAARPTAPDDRRELYAVTGPNGPSKLLRERQRHARHPRRERHVGDAFHRYDSGADETEWHRLALELSQLTASTQVRVRYIATNRPMPSETELEDLDTVPVDAVDSLRDLGVTSVWDLACRDGAHLTSGLSGRSRSDIDAWQTAAIDALAAHADADWTTVDSLNPNDVLLRDAVGRYLFVALELDGSPQSSPRVDSVTAFCPRQSYLRYLPELYQEDDRSAAFLEQYLSVFESVFTDIEAEIDGISRYFDPDAVPSEALSWLEQWLAVETDENWSEDARRELLSRAPELYKRRGTKAGLQSMLELYLRHAGSASVTLSSASSPGDDGSDGDGMSADAGGPTAPTATADGGDGTVGDTPSGHRLFFIDGDDLACIDRDSVRRQYPLSASGPQSFAVFCGPFKTDDERAAIETIVTSGKPAHVGANVIEIDEDLRLDGDSFLGINSRLTEREFSLGETTLGENTVLIDRSESK
- a CDS encoding helix-turn-helix domain-containing protein produces the protein MVRDPFASESTPSAEEICSALDDPDCREIIRNLEEPMTASELSKRCEIPQSTLYRKLELLTEATLLEESTEIRQDGHHASKYSVAFDEITLGLDEERSLTVQIDRPARTADERLAELWSEVRKET